In one window of Haemophilus parainfluenzae DNA:
- a CDS encoding methyltransferase family protein: MIQKPIVPPPVIFIGCALIMLCLPNPYPVTINIVITYLIALASSFVGFFSVWQFYKNKANIHPIHLEKSKVFVVSGIYRFSRNPMYLSLTGLLVAWAFYLQSAVSFLGVFLFIYFITQWQIKPEEYWLEKKFGESYLAYKKKVRRWI, encoded by the coding sequence ATGATTCAGAAACCTATTGTGCCGCCACCCGTCATTTTTATTGGCTGTGCACTTATCATGCTATGCTTACCTAATCCTTACCCTGTTACAATCAATATCGTGATTACTTATCTGATTGCGTTGGCTTCATCTTTTGTTGGTTTTTTCAGTGTTTGGCAATTCTACAAAAATAAAGCTAATATTCATCCCATCCATTTAGAGAAAAGCAAAGTATTTGTGGTAAGTGGTATCTATCGCTTTAGCCGTAACCCCATGTATTTAAGCTTAACGGGCTTGTTAGTGGCATGGGCGTTTTATTTGCAAAGTGCGGTCAGTTTTCTCGGTGTTTTTCTGTTTATTTACTTCATCACACAATGGCAAATTAAACCTGAAGAATACTGGCTAGAGAAGAAGTTTGGTGAGTCTTATTTGGCTTATAAGAAAAAAGTCAGACGTTGGATTTAA
- a CDS encoding YfgM family protein, whose translation MAYTIEEEQELNQLKEWWKDNGKTIIAAFVLGVGGMLGWRYWQSYQANQIMQASAEYDALVYTANKDAAAQQTKVAEFVKAHDKTSYAVFSLLDEAKGFVAKQDYASAENSLKQAIAQSQDDILTSLAALRLSAVQFQQGQFDAALASLNQVKSQGFSARKDLLAGDIQIAKGDVNGAKASFENAQKSGNPLEKQMAQMKLNNL comes from the coding sequence ATGGCATATACCATTGAAGAAGAACAAGAACTTAACCAGTTAAAAGAGTGGTGGAAAGACAATGGCAAAACCATTATTGCCGCTTTTGTTCTCGGTGTAGGCGGGATGTTGGGCTGGCGTTATTGGCAGTCTTATCAAGCCAATCAAATTATGCAAGCGTCTGCTGAATATGATGCGTTAGTTTATACTGCAAACAAAGATGCCGCCGCACAACAAACTAAAGTGGCTGAATTTGTGAAAGCGCATGATAAAACCAGCTATGCGGTATTTAGCTTACTCGATGAAGCAAAAGGTTTTGTTGCAAAACAAGATTACGCCTCTGCTGAAAATAGCTTAAAACAAGCGATTGCTCAATCACAAGATGATATCTTAACTTCTCTTGCAGCGCTTCGTTTGTCTGCCGTGCAATTCCAACAAGGTCAATTTGATGCAGCATTAGCAAGTCTAAATCAAGTGAAAAGCCAAGGCTTTAGTGCACGTAAAGATCTTTTAGCGGGCGATATTCAAATCGCAAAAGGCGATGTGAATGGTGCTAAAGCAAGCTTTGAGAATGCACAAAAAAGCGGTAACCCGTTAGAAAAACAAATGGCGCAGATGAAATTAAATAATCTGTAA
- the hisS gene encoding histidine--tRNA ligase yields MAKNIQAIRGMNDCSPTESPLWQWIEGQVRQILSSYGYSEVRMPIVESTPLFARAIGEVTDVVSKEMYTFWDNDEQLTLRPEGTAGCVRAAIEHGWIYNNEQRLWYMGPMFRHERPQKGRYRQFHQAGVEVFGIATPEIDAELIILTARLWKALGIDQHVSLQLNSIGSLEARANYRSALVAFLENHQDLMSEEEKERLVKNPLRILDTKNQALQDVLDGAPKLLDYLDDESREHFAQLCGLLDAVGIQYEINPKLVRGLDYYNKTVFEWVTSALGAQGTVCGGGRYDGLVEQLGGHATSGVGFAMGLERLVLLVQEVNKSIPVKSAVDIYVVYQGEGTTLAAFQLAEKLRSELPHLSTMLHCSGGNFKKQFKRADKSGATLALVLGESEVQNNQVVVKHLLGVAEQQTIDVANVIEHVKAQF; encoded by the coding sequence GTGGCAAAAAATATTCAAGCAATTCGTGGGATGAACGACTGTTCCCCAACTGAATCTCCACTTTGGCAATGGATTGAGGGGCAGGTTCGCCAAATTTTAAGTAGCTACGGCTATTCAGAAGTGCGTATGCCAATCGTGGAAAGTACGCCATTATTTGCTCGTGCAATCGGTGAAGTCACAGATGTCGTCTCAAAAGAGATGTACACGTTCTGGGATAATGATGAACAATTAACACTTCGTCCGGAAGGTACGGCAGGATGCGTGCGTGCTGCGATTGAACACGGTTGGATTTACAACAATGAACAACGTTTATGGTATATGGGACCAATGTTCCGTCATGAACGTCCACAAAAAGGTCGTTACCGTCAATTCCACCAAGCAGGTGTCGAAGTATTTGGTATCGCAACCCCTGAAATTGATGCTGAGTTAATTATTTTAACGGCACGTTTATGGAAAGCCTTAGGTATTGATCAACATGTTTCTCTTCAATTAAATTCGATTGGTTCATTAGAAGCACGTGCAAACTATCGTTCTGCATTAGTAGCCTTCTTAGAAAATCACCAAGATTTAATGAGCGAAGAAGAGAAAGAACGTCTTGTAAAAAATCCCTTACGTATTTTGGATACTAAAAATCAAGCATTACAAGATGTATTGGACGGTGCACCAAAATTATTGGATTATTTAGACGATGAAAGTCGCGAGCATTTTGCGCAGTTATGTGGTCTATTAGATGCGGTTGGTATTCAATATGAAATTAATCCCAAATTGGTTCGTGGTTTAGACTATTATAATAAAACCGTATTTGAATGGGTGACTTCAGCATTAGGTGCGCAAGGCACGGTATGTGGTGGTGGACGCTATGACGGCTTAGTTGAACAACTTGGTGGTCACGCAACAAGTGGTGTTGGTTTCGCAATGGGCTTAGAGCGTTTAGTGCTGCTCGTTCAAGAAGTGAATAAATCGATTCCGGTAAAAAGTGCGGTAGATATTTACGTTGTTTATCAAGGTGAAGGTACAACATTAGCCGCATTCCAACTAGCGGAAAAACTTCGCTCAGAATTACCGCACTTAAGCACAATGTTGCATTGTAGCGGTGGCAACTTTAAAAAACAATTTAAACGCGCAGATAAGTCTGGTGCGACTCTAGCCCTTGTACTTGGCGAAAGTGAAGTGCAAAATAATCAAGTTGTGGTAAAACATTTACTTGGCGTAGCAGAGCAGCAAACTATTGATGTGGCCAATGTGATTGAACACGTAAAAGCCCAATTTTAA
- the ispG gene encoding flavodoxin-dependent (E)-4-hydroxy-3-methylbut-2-enyl-diphosphate synthase produces MSAVKPTIKRRESTKIYVGNVPIGGDAPIAVQSMTNTRTTDVEATVAQIKSLERVGADIVRVSVPTMDAAEAFKIIKQQVNVPLVADIHFDYRIALKVAEYGVDCLRINPGNIGREDRIRAVVDCARDKNIPIRIGVNAGSLEKDIQEKFGEPTPEALLESALRHVEILDRLNFDQFKVSVKASDVFLAVESYRLLAKAIKQPLHLGITEAGGARAGSVKSAIGLGMLLAEGIGDTLRVSLAADPVEEIKVGFDILKSLRIRSRGINFIACPTCSRQEFDVIGTVNALEQRLEDIITPMDVSIIGCVVNGPGEALVSDLGVTGGNKKSGYYLDGERQKERFDNDAIIDQLEAKIRAKVAQQDPKNRII; encoded by the coding sequence ATGTCAGCAGTAAAACCTACGATCAAACGTCGTGAATCGACAAAAATTTATGTGGGCAATGTACCAATCGGTGGAGATGCACCGATTGCCGTACAATCCATGACAAATACTCGCACAACTGATGTTGAAGCAACCGTTGCGCAGATTAAATCTTTGGAACGTGTCGGTGCAGATATTGTGCGCGTTTCTGTGCCAACTATGGATGCCGCCGAAGCCTTTAAAATCATTAAACAACAAGTGAATGTGCCATTAGTGGCAGATATTCATTTCGACTATCGCATTGCGTTAAAAGTCGCTGAATATGGGGTGGATTGCTTACGTATTAATCCAGGCAATATCGGTCGTGAAGATCGTATTCGTGCTGTGGTGGATTGTGCGCGTGATAAAAATATCCCGATCCGTATCGGTGTCAATGCAGGCTCATTAGAAAAAGATATCCAAGAGAAATTTGGTGAACCAACACCAGAAGCCTTATTAGAATCAGCCTTACGCCATGTTGAGATTTTAGATCGTTTAAACTTTGATCAATTTAAGGTGAGCGTAAAAGCATCCGATGTCTTCCTCGCGGTGGAATCTTACCGTTTACTCGCCAAAGCCATTAAACAGCCATTACATTTAGGTATTACAGAAGCAGGTGGTGCACGTGCGGGTTCAGTGAAATCAGCGATTGGATTAGGAATGTTGTTAGCAGAAGGCATTGGTGATACCTTACGTGTCTCTTTAGCTGCCGATCCTGTAGAAGAAATCAAAGTTGGTTTTGATATTTTGAAATCGTTACGTATTCGTTCTCGCGGGATTAACTTTATTGCTTGTCCAACTTGCTCTCGCCAAGAGTTTGATGTGATCGGCACGGTGAATGCACTGGAGCAACGTTTAGAAGATATTATTACCCCAATGGATGTGTCTATTATTGGTTGTGTGGTAAATGGCCCAGGTGAAGCATTAGTGTCTGACCTAGGTGTTACCGGTGGTAATAAGAAAAGTGGCTATTATTTAGATGGCGAGCGTCAAAAAGAACGTTTCGATAATGACGCGATTATTGACCAATTAGAAGCAAAAATTCGTGCCAAAGTTGCACAACAAGATCCAAAAAATCGAATTATTTAA
- a CDS encoding RodZ domain-containing protein, with product MNTIVEPIEISFGDKLRKTRESLNLSLEDVAKATSLRPNILEKLENNEFVQKNVPATFLKGYLRSYTKFLRIPESEWANLDFGEVPKNDLDKNMRTMRSVNQYAPHGRWVGLLTSLVLLIVVGMTALWWWQNYQKSNEERDNLVQTYVEKEKTAEVPVTHLNEIPVVVNSHPTVSTNRTVSVTEATNNAVVEPVVSTTQENQAKTVNADVSTAATSAPTVEQAQAPVVEQTLPNTEPTTEKTIPDIQSAVENPAISEAQTTAKGDLVIEITKNSSWISVKDQNRKVLAQKEYKQGEILTFNGDKYALIIGAPGNVRITYKGEAYPLTVDGRVAKFKLPKP from the coding sequence ATGAATACAATTGTCGAACCAATCGAAATATCCTTTGGTGATAAACTTCGCAAGACGCGAGAATCCTTAAACTTATCTTTAGAAGATGTAGCAAAAGCAACGTCTTTGCGTCCAAATATTTTAGAAAAGTTAGAGAATAATGAGTTTGTACAAAAAAATGTACCTGCTACTTTTCTAAAGGGTTATCTTCGTAGCTATACTAAATTTTTGCGTATTCCTGAAAGCGAATGGGCAAATTTAGATTTTGGTGAAGTACCTAAAAATGATTTAGATAAAAATATGCGGACAATGCGTTCAGTTAATCAATATGCTCCTCATGGTCGCTGGGTTGGGTTATTAACTTCGCTTGTTTTACTTATTGTGGTTGGAATGACCGCATTATGGTGGTGGCAAAATTATCAAAAATCAAATGAAGAGCGTGATAATTTAGTGCAAACTTACGTTGAAAAAGAAAAAACAGCAGAAGTGCCGGTAACTCATTTGAATGAAATTCCTGTCGTGGTAAATAGCCATCCTACTGTGTCAACCAATAGAACTGTGTCTGTAACGGAAGCAACAAATAATGCCGTTGTTGAACCAGTTGTTTCAACGACTCAAGAAAATCAAGCTAAAACAGTAAACGCAGATGTTTCAACCGCAGCAACTTCAGCGCCTACTGTTGAACAAGCTCAAGCACCGGTTGTGGAACAAACGTTACCTAATACAGAACCAACAACAGAGAAAACTATACCAGATATACAAAGTGCGGTTGAAAATCCTGCTATTTCTGAAGCTCAAACTACAGCGAAAGGCGATCTCGTTATTGAGATCACGAAAAATTCAAGTTGGATTAGTGTGAAAGACCAAAACCGTAAAGTATTAGCGCAAAAAGAATATAAACAAGGTGAGATCTTAACCTTTAATGGCGATAAATATGCGTTAATTATTGGGGCGCCGGGTAACGTTCGCATTACTTATAAAGGCGAAGCGTATCCGCTTACAGTTGATGGCCGAGTGGCTAAATTTAAATTACCAAAACCTTAA
- the pilW gene encoding type IV pilus biogenesis/stability protein PilW, translating to MKLIPINILSAVIFPFVFSACVSQSSVDFNKQQAAKARVELALGYLQQNDFVQAKLNLDKAFEHDDRYYLVHSALAHFYQLQGDTEKAKQAYLQAIKLDDKQGDVYNNFGAFLCGQGEFEQAYSQFNAALAAPNYYHQADTYENMALCAFAAKQTDAYQQALEKLRQVDPSRAEKLRSLK from the coding sequence ATGAAATTAATCCCAATTAACATTCTAAGTGCGGTCATTTTTCCTTTTGTTTTTTCTGCTTGTGTTTCTCAGTCTTCTGTTGATTTTAATAAACAACAAGCAGCAAAAGCGCGCGTTGAATTGGCATTAGGCTATCTTCAACAAAATGATTTCGTTCAAGCAAAACTGAATTTAGATAAAGCTTTTGAACATGATGACCGCTATTATCTTGTGCACTCGGCACTTGCGCATTTTTATCAATTACAAGGCGATACGGAAAAAGCGAAGCAAGCTTATTTACAGGCGATTAAGCTAGACGATAAGCAAGGCGATGTGTATAACAACTTTGGTGCATTTTTATGTGGGCAAGGTGAGTTTGAACAAGCTTATTCACAATTTAATGCAGCACTTGCTGCACCCAATTATTATCATCAAGCTGATACTTACGAAAACATGGCACTTTGTGCTTTTGCTGCAAAACAAACCGATGCTTATCAACAGGCATTGGAGAAATTACGCCAAGTTGATCCTTCTAGAGCGGAAAAGCTCCGTTCACTCAAATAA
- a CDS encoding bifunctional tRNA (adenosine(37)-C2)-methyltransferase TrmG/ribosomal RNA large subunit methyltransferase RlmN, with product MLEQPLSSEMNTKKINLMDLTRQQMREFFAELGEKPFRADQLVKWIYHFGEDNFDNMTNINKKLREKLKAVAEIKAPEVAVEQRSADGTIKWAMQVGEQQVETVYIPEADRATLCVSSQVGCALACTFCSTAQQGFNRNLTVSEIIGQVWRASKIIGNFGVTGVRPITNVVMMGMGEPLLNVANVVPAMEIMLDDFAYGLSKRRVTLSTSGVVPALDMLRDKIDVALAISLHAPNDELRDEIMPINKKYNIKMLMDSVHRYLEVSNANHGKVTIEYVLLDHVNDGTEHAHQLAQVLKNTPCKINLIPWNPFPEAPYGKSSNSRVDRFQKTLMEYGFTVIVRKTRGDDIDAACGQLAGDVIDRTKRTAMKRKFGEGIDVKAVN from the coding sequence ATGTTAGAACAACCCCTTTCATCCGAAATGAACACAAAAAAGATTAACTTAATGGATTTAACGCGTCAGCAGATGCGTGAGTTTTTTGCTGAATTAGGCGAGAAACCATTTCGTGCGGATCAATTAGTGAAATGGATTTATCATTTTGGCGAAGATAACTTCGACAATATGACCAATATTAATAAAAAATTACGAGAAAAATTAAAAGCGGTCGCGGAAATTAAAGCGCCAGAAGTGGCAGTTGAACAACGCTCTGCAGATGGCACCATTAAATGGGCGATGCAGGTAGGTGAACAGCAAGTTGAAACGGTCTATATTCCTGAAGCAGATCGTGCGACACTTTGTGTCTCTTCTCAAGTAGGCTGTGCCTTAGCTTGTACCTTCTGTTCGACAGCACAGCAAGGCTTTAATCGTAATTTAACGGTGTCTGAAATTATTGGTCAGGTTTGGCGTGCATCAAAAATTATTGGTAATTTTGGTGTGACAGGGGTTCGTCCGATTACCAATGTGGTGATGATGGGCATGGGTGAACCATTGTTAAATGTAGCTAATGTTGTACCTGCAATGGAAATTATGCTAGATGATTTTGCGTATGGATTATCTAAACGACGCGTGACGTTATCCACTTCAGGTGTTGTGCCAGCACTCGATATGTTACGTGATAAGATTGATGTAGCATTAGCGATTTCACTTCACGCACCGAACGATGAATTACGTGATGAAATTATGCCGATCAATAAAAAATACAACATCAAAATGTTGATGGATTCGGTACACAGATACTTAGAGGTATCGAATGCTAACCATGGTAAAGTGACTATTGAATATGTGTTATTAGATCACGTGAATGATGGCACAGAGCATGCGCATCAATTAGCTCAAGTGTTAAAAAATACCCCGTGTAAAATCAACTTGATCCCATGGAACCCATTCCCAGAAGCGCCTTATGGTAAAAGCTCAAATAGCCGTGTTGATCGTTTCCAAAAAACCTTAATGGAATACGGCTTTACGGTAATTGTGCGCAAAACTCGTGGTGATGATATTGATGCAGCTTGTGGTCAGTTAGCGGGGGATGTGATCGATCGAACAAAACGTACAGCAATGAAACGTAAGTTTGGCGAAGGTATTGACGTAAAAGCGGTTAACTAA
- a CDS encoding D-alanyl-D-alanine carboxypeptidase family protein: protein MLKKVLSVLCLVPAMATAQSYVVYDFTHDRVLESSSPNHVQPIASVTKLMTANVFLENNRNANCTASITDDDYDYIKGTHTKLPKYTPISCNELLKAMLVHSDNYAAHALSRSAGMSRLQFIQKMNEKARELGMRSTRFSDSSGLSDSNISSVMDLVKLAKYSLNKAQIKNLSNMPSAFIQAGGRSVFVKNTNKLVREEVFDAAINKTGYIRESGYNLVFVNKNPCNRATIGVISLNNHSSAFRTNFTKGKLEQYGCIAGRSMHNFTVDEAQYEEGYDEAGMDRLIQQVGG, encoded by the coding sequence ATGTTAAAAAAAGTGCTTTCTGTATTGTGTTTAGTGCCAGCAATGGCAACAGCACAATCTTATGTCGTGTATGATTTCACCCATGATCGCGTGCTCGAAAGTAGCTCACCGAATCACGTTCAACCTATCGCATCCGTCACCAAGTTAATGACTGCAAATGTGTTTCTTGAAAATAATCGAAACGCAAATTGTACTGCATCGATTACTGACGACGATTACGATTACATTAAAGGCACACATACAAAATTACCAAAATACACGCCAATTTCTTGTAATGAATTATTAAAAGCGATGCTCGTTCATTCTGATAACTATGCTGCTCACGCCCTTTCTCGCTCTGCAGGCATGAGCCGTTTGCAATTTATCCAAAAAATGAATGAGAAAGCGAGAGAATTAGGTATGCGCTCTACCCGCTTTTCAGATAGTTCTGGTTTATCCGACAGCAACATTTCAAGTGTGATGGATCTCGTAAAACTGGCTAAATACTCTCTTAACAAAGCACAAATCAAAAACCTCTCGAATATGCCAAGTGCTTTCATTCAAGCTGGCGGACGTAGCGTTTTTGTTAAAAACACCAATAAATTAGTGCGTGAAGAAGTGTTTGATGCGGCAATTAATAAAACCGGTTATATTCGCGAATCTGGTTATAATTTAGTCTTTGTGAATAAAAATCCATGTAATCGCGCGACCATTGGGGTGATCAGTTTAAATAACCATTCATCAGCGTTTCGTACTAACTTTACTAAAGGAAAATTGGAACAATACGGTTGTATCGCAGGGCGTAGCATGCACAACTTTACCGTTGATGAAGCCCAATATGAAGAAGGCTATGATGAAGCGGGTATGGATCGCCTAATCCAACAAGTTGGTGGTTAA
- a CDS encoding metal ABC transporter substrate-binding protein: protein MKHLFKSLSVIALGLAALQAEAKFKVVTTFTVIQDIAQNVAGDAATVESITKPGAEIHEYEPTPKDIVKAQSADLILWNGLNLERWFERFFQNIKDKPAVVVTEGITPLSIYEGPYKDAPNPHAWMSPSNALIYVENIKNALVKYDPQNADTYQKNAAAYAEKIKQLDKPLREKLSKIPADQRWLVTSEGAFSYLAKDYDLKEGYLWPINAEQQGTPQQVRKLIDLVKKNHIPVVFSESTVSAKPAQQVAKESGAKYGGVLYVDSLSAADGPVPTYIDLLNVTVSTIVKGFEK, encoded by the coding sequence ATGAAGCATTTATTTAAAAGCCTATCTGTTATCGCTCTAGGTTTAGCAGCTTTACAAGCCGAAGCGAAATTTAAAGTGGTGACCACATTTACGGTTATTCAGGATATCGCACAAAATGTTGCGGGCGATGCCGCGACGGTGGAATCTATCACCAAACCTGGTGCAGAAATTCACGAGTATGAACCGACCCCTAAAGATATTGTAAAAGCTCAATCTGCTGATTTAATTTTATGGAACGGATTAAATTTAGAGCGTTGGTTTGAGCGTTTCTTCCAAAATATCAAAGACAAACCAGCCGTTGTGGTAACCGAAGGCATCACGCCACTTTCTATTTATGAAGGCCCTTATAAAGATGCCCCTAACCCACACGCTTGGATGTCGCCATCTAATGCGTTGATTTATGTCGAAAATATTAAAAATGCATTAGTTAAATACGATCCGCAAAATGCTGATACTTATCAAAAAAATGCAGCAGCGTATGCAGAAAAAATCAAACAGCTCGATAAACCTTTACGTGAAAAACTCTCAAAAATTCCTGCCGACCAACGTTGGTTAGTGACCAGTGAAGGCGCCTTTAGTTATTTAGCGAAAGATTACGATCTCAAAGAAGGCTATTTATGGCCAATTAACGCAGAACAACAAGGTACGCCTCAACAAGTACGTAAACTTATCGATTTAGTGAAAAAAAATCATATTCCAGTGGTATTTAGTGAAAGTACCGTGTCAGCCAAACCTGCTCAACAGGTAGCGAAAGAAAGCGGTGCTAAATACGGCGGCGTGCTTTATGTCGATTCTCTTTCTGCCGCTGACGGTCCTGTACCAACTTATATTGACTTACTGAATGTCACTGTATCCACCATAGTCAAAGGATTTGAAAAATAA
- a CDS encoding manganese/iron ABC transporter ATP-binding protein gives MTELSASISVNDVTVRYNNGHTAIYDVTFALQGGTICALVGVNGSGKSTLFKSIMGLIKPQQGNIALCGLPINRALKQNLVAYVPQAEEVDWQFPVSVYDVVMMGRYGYMNFLRIPKAEDKQKVLEAMQRVNIEHLAERQIGELSGGQKKRVFLARALAQQSKIILLDEPFTGVDVKTENAIVELLRQLRAEGHLILVSTHNLGSVPDFCDQVVMINRTVIAAGKTEDTFNQHNLEKVFGGVLRHIKLLGEDLHNDEDKRAVTVLTDDERPVVFYGETKNDPPATAVKSCRLPPSDKE, from the coding sequence ATGACTGAACTTTCCGCTTCTATTTCCGTTAATGATGTAACCGTGCGTTACAACAACGGGCACACTGCAATTTATGATGTTACCTTTGCATTACAAGGGGGAACCATCTGTGCTCTTGTCGGCGTAAATGGGAGCGGAAAATCAACGCTATTCAAAAGCATCATGGGCTTAATCAAGCCACAGCAAGGCAATATTGCGCTTTGTGGTTTGCCAATTAATCGAGCATTGAAACAAAATTTGGTTGCCTATGTGCCGCAAGCGGAAGAAGTCGATTGGCAATTTCCAGTCTCCGTTTATGATGTTGTCATGATGGGGCGTTATGGCTATATGAACTTTTTGCGTATTCCAAAAGCGGAAGATAAACAAAAAGTGCTCGAAGCGATGCAACGAGTAAACATCGAGCATTTAGCTGAACGACAAATCGGCGAGCTTTCTGGTGGACAGAAAAAACGCGTATTTTTGGCTCGAGCATTAGCACAACAAAGTAAGATTATCTTACTCGATGAACCTTTTACAGGTGTAGATGTTAAAACTGAGAATGCCATTGTGGAACTCCTTCGCCAATTACGTGCTGAAGGCCATTTAATTTTAGTCTCTACCCACAATTTAGGCTCTGTACCAGACTTCTGTGACCAAGTAGTGATGATTAACCGTACTGTGATTGCAGCCGGTAAAACAGAAGATACATTTAATCAGCATAATTTGGAAAAAGTCTTTGGTGGTGTATTACGACACATCAAATTATTAGGTGAAGATCTGCATAATGATGAAGATAAACGTGCTGTCACCGTGCTTACGGATGATGAACGTCCTGTTGTCTTCTATGGTGAAACCAAAAATGATCCACCCGCAACGGCTGTAAAATCCTGTCGTCTACCTCCGTCTGACAAGGAATAA
- a CDS encoding metal ABC transporter permease produces the protein MLEYLLEPFSYEYMQKAMWISAAVGGICAFLSAYLMLKGWSLIGDALSHSVVPGVAIAYAFSLPYALGAFFAGILAALSILWIKSISKLKEDAVIGFIFSTFFALGLLIISLNPTSINVQNIILGNILGIADEDIYQVAIIMLICLVLLLIFWKDLLLIFFDETQAITVGLSPLFYKILFFTLLSACVVAALQTVGAILVIAMVITPGATAYLLTDKFKTLIKIAVALGAITGFVGVYLSYYLDGATGGVIVTLQTLLFLLAFLFSPKYGLTSQKRRKAVAHE, from the coding sequence ATGCTTGAATATTTACTGGAACCTTTCTCCTATGAATATATGCAAAAAGCCATGTGGATAAGTGCCGCAGTTGGTGGCATTTGTGCCTTTCTTTCTGCCTATTTAATGTTGAAAGGTTGGTCATTAATTGGCGACGCGCTCTCTCATTCCGTGGTTCCGGGTGTGGCGATAGCTTATGCCTTTTCACTCCCCTATGCTTTAGGTGCTTTTTTTGCCGGCATTTTGGCCGCACTTTCCATTTTATGGATCAAATCCATTTCTAAACTCAAAGAAGATGCTGTTATCGGCTTTATTTTCAGCACATTCTTTGCCTTGGGATTGTTGATTATTTCTCTGAATCCAACTTCAATAAACGTGCAAAATATTATTCTCGGCAATATCCTTGGTATTGCTGATGAAGATATTTATCAAGTAGCCATCATTATGTTAATTTGCTTGGTCTTATTGCTTATTTTTTGGAAGGATCTGTTACTGATTTTCTTTGATGAAACGCAAGCAATTACAGTTGGACTTTCACCACTGTTTTACAAAATTCTCTTTTTTACACTCTTGAGTGCTTGTGTCGTTGCAGCATTACAAACTGTCGGAGCGATTTTAGTGATTGCGATGGTAATCACACCAGGCGCAACTGCCTATTTACTTACTGACAAATTCAAAACTCTGATCAAAATTGCTGTAGCATTAGGCGCAATCACTGGTTTCGTTGGTGTCTATTTAAGCTATTATTTAGATGGTGCAACAGGTGGTGTCATCGTAACATTACAAACCTTATTATTTTTATTGGCTTTTCTATTCTCACCTAAATACGGATTAACGAGTCAAAAACGACGTAAGGCGGTGGCCCATGAGTGA
- a CDS encoding metal ABC transporter permease yields MSEIFTIFVEPFQFAFMQNALLTALVVAVICALLSCYLVLKGWSLMGDAISHAVLPGIVLAFLAGIPLVIGAFVSGIVCALGVGYLKENSRIKEDTAMGIVFSGMFAIGLVLFTKIQTSQHLTHILFGNVLGVSREELIQTAIIALIIFILLGLKRRDFLLYCFDPSHARVAGLSPKLLHYGLLTLLALTIVSTMQVVGVILVVAMLIAPGITALTLTNRFDKMLVIAIISAVTASLLGVLLSYHFDASTGACIILLQAVFFLIALVYSKIKVRLNF; encoded by the coding sequence ATGAGTGAAATATTCACTATTTTCGTTGAGCCATTTCAATTTGCCTTCATGCAAAATGCGCTACTCACCGCATTAGTGGTTGCCGTGATCTGTGCGCTACTTTCTTGCTATTTAGTATTGAAAGGATGGTCATTGATGGGCGATGCCATTTCCCATGCTGTCCTGCCAGGTATTGTCTTAGCTTTTTTAGCCGGTATTCCATTAGTGATTGGTGCATTTGTCTCTGGTATTGTCTGTGCCTTAGGGGTGGGTTATTTAAAAGAAAACAGCCGTATCAAAGAAGATACCGCGATGGGGATTGTATTTTCAGGGATGTTTGCCATTGGGTTGGTGCTGTTCACTAAAATCCAAACATCACAACATCTCACCCACATCTTATTCGGTAACGTATTGGGTGTAAGCCGAGAAGAGCTGATTCAAACGGCTATCATCGCCTTAATCATTTTTATTTTACTTGGATTAAAACGTCGTGATTTTCTACTTTATTGCTTTGATCCGAGCCATGCTCGTGTTGCCGGTCTCTCGCCTAAATTATTGCATTATGGACTACTCACCCTGCTTGCGCTCACTATTGTGAGTACGATGCAAGTCGTTGGGGTTATTTTGGTTGTAGCCATGCTAATTGCACCAGGCATTACTGCTCTCACACTGACGAATCGCTTCGATAAAATGCTCGTTATCGCGATTATCAGCGCTGTGACTGCAAGCCTACTAGGCGTGCTACTTAGCTATCATTTTGATGCCTCCACTGGTGCATGCATTATTTTGTTACAGGCCGTATTTTTCTTAATTGCCCTAGTTTATAGCAAAATAAAAGTGCGGTTAAATTTCTAA